The following proteins are co-located in the Candidatus Dependentiae bacterium genome:
- a CDS encoding ribosome recycling factor has protein sequence MIIPAFTEGDTKKIEESLKINMDACIKHYERDLATIRTGRASTEMLDGVKVECYEQIMPIRDLATIAAPDARLLTIQPWDKGTLGAIEKAIQLSDLGLTPLNDGNLIRLQLPLMSSERRDELVKLLNKKAEEARVQIRNVRRDHMDAVKEAEKKKVISEDFSKRLSDIVQKITDQFIVTIAEHTSKKEAALRQV, from the coding sequence ATGATTATTCCTGCTTTTACGGAAGGCGATACAAAAAAAATTGAAGAATCACTCAAAATCAACATGGATGCGTGCATCAAGCACTATGAACGTGACCTTGCAACAATCCGTACCGGACGAGCATCCACCGAGATGCTTGATGGTGTTAAGGTTGAATGTTACGAACAAATTATGCCGATTCGAGATCTTGCAACAATCGCAGCGCCAGATGCTCGTCTTTTGACCATCCAACCATGGGATAAAGGAACATTAGGAGCTATCGAAAAAGCAATTCAACTTTCGGATCTTGGGCTTACACCATTAAATGATGGAAACCTTATTCGTTTGCAACTTCCACTGATGAGTTCGGAGCGACGCGACGAATTGGTTAAATTGCTCAACAAGAAAGCAGAAGAAGCTCGCGTTCAAATCAGAAACGTTCGCCGAGACCATATGGATGCTGTGAAAGAAGCTGAAAAGAAAAAAGTCATTTCTGAAGACTTCAGCAAGCGCTTAAGCGATATTGTACAAAAAATTACTGATCAATTTATTGTTACAATTGCAGAACACACTTCCAAAAAAGAAGCGGCTCTTAGACAGGTTTAA
- the dnaE gene encoding DNA polymerase III subunit alpha — protein MSDLHFSHLHLHTEFSLLDGALRIKDAIAFAKKQNAKAIAITDHGNCFGAVKFFQEAEKAGIKPILGVEMYFTDDVKIKDARNKYYHMVLLVKDEQGYENLCELMTYSYLEGFYFKPRIDQAILKKHSAGLIASGGCLGGQIPTLLREGNIQEAREKIEWFLDVFGPDNFFFEVMAPFDEKQKITNELLFKYGKEYGIDCVATGDAHYLSCEDKQAHEIMLSIQTKDVISNPDRYSFGDFQGHLKTNEEMLAAFPDNPEVVWNSGKFADRCNFKFTFGKLQFPVYKIETGETDNQHFARLSREGLEEIVSKKLIPLDQLEAYQARLELEIDLICRMGFVGYFLVVSDFIRWGKEHKIPIGPGRGSAAGSLVSWALKITNVDPIKYNLLFERFLNPERISMPDIDIDFCINRREEVIEYVRQKYGHDCVCQIITFGTMMAKGVLKDVARVMEIPFADANHLTELIPNQLKITLKEALEQEPKLKALVENNPQLQKLFDISFRLEGLTRHASKHAAGVVITPKPLRTIIPMYVPAKTTDLVTQYAMTELETLGFLKMDFLGLKNLSVVDFAIGWIKKNHGIEIDLDSLALDDPAVFKLLGEGKCSGVFQFEGDGVTDVIRRLKPEKFEDLIAVNALYRPGPLSSGMVDDFINRRHGKVETTYAFKELEPILSETYGVIVYQEQVQKIAVAIGNYTLGGADLLRRAMGKKKPEEMAKQKSIFLGGASTLGFDTKKAEDLFELMAYFAGYGFNKSHSTAYALIAYHTAYLKTHYPTEFMAALLSFEVGNPDQFSLYLQRTKEFGVTVLPPNINTSYIDFTPTIEGVLFGLKGIKNVGEASLHNIIEEREKRPFSSLPDFCSRVDLRTSNKRVIESLITAGALDCLPGNRAQKMHDLDVIMRKAHDHQESVKTGQMTLFGAIAEQKSSGTESIEHVFSAIPDWPSRERLDREKQSIGVYLSDHPLNEYKQLASALQVRFIGDPAFENRTDNVTVIALVLSSKVIMTKKMERMAFCEIEDASGKAELIIFPKTFALCESYFSEGKTSFVIKGEIDGTNPELRKIKAETIFPAQTYLEHPDFVSKITITLPEPVSEFHCLAINDELTPGNTEIILQYPEDGKFFAVKLAQKMKLNNDSLNKLSNLGILFQLETSNPQKTDFKKTFWKQKNNFQPR, from the coding sequence ATGTCAGACCTTCATTTTAGTCATTTACACCTTCACACAGAGTTTTCTTTGCTGGATGGAGCTTTACGCATCAAAGATGCGATCGCTTTTGCAAAAAAACAAAATGCCAAAGCTATTGCCATCACCGACCATGGAAACTGTTTTGGAGCTGTAAAATTTTTCCAAGAAGCAGAAAAAGCCGGAATCAAGCCAATCCTTGGCGTTGAAATGTATTTTACTGACGATGTGAAAATAAAAGATGCACGCAATAAATACTACCACATGGTGCTTTTGGTCAAAGACGAACAAGGATATGAGAATTTATGTGAATTGATGACCTATTCATACCTTGAAGGATTTTATTTTAAACCAAGAATCGACCAGGCAATTTTAAAAAAACACTCCGCTGGATTAATCGCCAGTGGCGGATGTCTTGGTGGACAGATTCCAACTCTCTTGCGAGAAGGAAACATTCAAGAAGCACGTGAAAAAATTGAATGGTTTTTAGATGTTTTTGGACCAGACAATTTCTTTTTTGAAGTCATGGCACCGTTTGATGAGAAACAAAAAATTACCAACGAGCTGCTTTTTAAATACGGCAAAGAATATGGAATTGATTGTGTTGCGACGGGAGATGCTCACTATCTGTCGTGTGAAGACAAGCAAGCTCATGAAATCATGTTATCCATTCAAACAAAAGATGTTATTTCAAATCCAGATCGATATTCATTTGGTGACTTTCAAGGACATTTAAAAACCAACGAAGAAATGCTTGCCGCATTTCCAGACAATCCAGAAGTCGTATGGAATAGCGGAAAGTTTGCCGATCGATGCAACTTTAAATTCACCTTTGGAAAGCTACAATTCCCTGTCTATAAAATTGAAACTGGCGAAACAGACAATCAACATTTTGCACGACTCAGCCGCGAAGGACTTGAAGAAATTGTTTCAAAAAAACTGATTCCACTCGACCAACTCGAGGCTTACCAAGCCCGCCTAGAGCTTGAAATTGATCTTATTTGCAGAATGGGATTTGTTGGGTACTTCTTAGTTGTGTCAGACTTTATTCGCTGGGGAAAAGAACATAAAATTCCTATCGGCCCTGGTCGTGGATCTGCTGCAGGATCGTTAGTTTCCTGGGCACTTAAAATTACTAACGTTGATCCAATAAAATATAATTTACTTTTCGAGCGTTTTTTAAACCCAGAACGAATCAGCATGCCTGATATCGATATCGACTTTTGTATCAACCGACGAGAAGAAGTTATCGAATACGTTCGCCAAAAATATGGTCACGACTGCGTATGCCAAATCATCACATTCGGAACAATGATGGCAAAAGGAGTACTCAAAGACGTCGCCCGAGTAATGGAAATCCCGTTTGCTGATGCAAATCATCTCACAGAACTTATTCCAAACCAACTTAAAATAACACTCAAGGAAGCGCTCGAACAAGAGCCAAAACTCAAAGCGCTCGTTGAAAACAACCCTCAACTTCAAAAATTATTTGATATTTCATTCAGACTTGAAGGACTCACCAGGCACGCATCAAAACACGCTGCTGGTGTTGTTATTACACCAAAACCACTCCGTACGATTATTCCGATGTACGTACCGGCAAAAACAACAGATTTAGTAACTCAATACGCGATGACCGAGCTAGAAACACTTGGCTTTCTCAAGATGGACTTTCTGGGTCTTAAAAACCTATCGGTTGTTGATTTTGCAATTGGATGGATTAAAAAAAACCATGGCATCGAAATCGATCTTGATTCTCTCGCTCTTGATGATCCAGCAGTTTTCAAACTTCTTGGCGAAGGAAAGTGCAGTGGTGTTTTCCAGTTTGAAGGAGATGGCGTAACCGATGTTATCAGGCGACTTAAACCCGAAAAATTTGAAGATTTAATTGCCGTTAACGCACTGTATCGTCCAGGACCACTGAGCTCTGGGATGGTGGACGACTTTATTAACCGACGTCACGGCAAGGTGGAAACAACCTACGCGTTTAAAGAACTTGAACCAATTTTGTCAGAAACCTACGGGGTTATTGTCTATCAAGAACAAGTCCAAAAGATCGCCGTTGCCATCGGAAACTACACACTTGGGGGTGCAGATTTGCTCCGCCGAGCGATGGGAAAAAAGAAACCTGAAGAGATGGCTAAACAAAAAAGTATCTTTTTAGGCGGCGCTTCAACCCTTGGATTTGATACCAAAAAAGCAGAAGATTTGTTTGAGTTAATGGCATATTTTGCAGGATACGGTTTTAATAAATCGCACTCAACGGCGTATGCGCTCATCGCATATCATACCGCGTACCTCAAAACACATTATCCTACAGAATTCATGGCTGCTCTTCTCTCTTTTGAGGTGGGAAATCCTGATCAATTTTCTCTCTACCTGCAACGAACTAAAGAATTTGGCGTTACCGTTCTACCTCCAAACATCAACACCTCATACATCGATTTTACCCCAACCATAGAAGGTGTCTTGTTTGGACTTAAAGGAATTAAAAACGTTGGTGAAGCATCTTTGCACAACATTATTGAAGAGCGAGAAAAACGGCCATTTTCTAGTTTGCCCGATTTTTGCAGCAGAGTTGACCTGCGAACATCAAATAAACGAGTGATCGAAAGCCTTATCACCGCGGGTGCGCTCGACTGCTTACCCGGGAATAGGGCTCAAAAAATGCATGATCTTGATGTAATTATGCGAAAAGCTCACGACCACCAAGAAAGCGTAAAAACTGGCCAAATGACTCTTTTCGGCGCGATTGCAGAACAAAAATCGTCAGGAACAGAATCGATTGAACACGTTTTTAGCGCAATTCCCGACTGGCCATCACGCGAACGACTCGACAGAGAAAAACAGAGTATTGGTGTTTATTTAAGTGATCACCCGTTAAATGAATACAAACAACTGGCAAGCGCTCTGCAAGTTAGATTTATTGGCGATCCAGCATTTGAAAACCGTACTGACAACGTCACGGTAATTGCACTAGTACTCAGCTCAAAAGTAATCATGACCAAAAAAATGGAACGTATGGCTTTTTGTGAAATCGAAGACGCCTCAGGAAAAGCTGAACTAATCATCTTTCCAAAAACATTTGCGCTCTGTGAGTCTTATTTCTCAGAAGGCAAAACCAGTTTTGTGATCAAAGGCGAAATAGATGGAACCAATCCAGAACTACGTAAAATTAAGGCCGAAACCATTTTTCCCG